A section of the Phaseolus vulgaris cultivar G19833 chromosome 8, P. vulgaris v2.0, whole genome shotgun sequence genome encodes:
- the LOC137825076 gene encoding uncharacterized protein, which yields MAKLPQQLYVVHSSQSQSQPIRCDFCGGDHPNGHYFYQNNSPEAEDPFLLERIRNLKQDSTLKRFQKNESYIEERNIELEDRYNAIMQNGLPKKSKDLGSFNLPMSIGTLFVDNALLNLGASVNIIPLAMLKKISNLEIKTTKMTLMLVDRVTKYPNGVVEDVLIKVDKFTFHVDFFVMDMKEDEEVPLILGRPFMKTVRIIVDVDKGEFQVITQNEEVTLNLFYG from the exons atggctaaattaccccaacaattatatgttgttcattCATCTCAAAGCCAGAGTCAACCAATtaggtgtgatttttgtggaggtgatcatcctaatggtcaTTATTTTTATCAGAACAATTCACCTGAAGCTGAGGATCCATTTCTTCTTGAGAGAATAA GAAATTTGAAGCAAGATTCAACACTTAAGAGATTTCAAAAGAACGAAAGCTATATTGAAGAGAGAAATATAGAGCTGGAGGATAGATACAATGCCATTATGCAAAACGGCTTGCCTAAAAAATCCAAGGACCTAGGGAGTTTTAACCTTCCCATGTCTATAGGTACTTTATTTGTGGACAATGCTTTATTGAATTTAGGGGCAAGCGTAAATATAATTCCTTTGGCAATGCTAAAGAAAATAAGTAATTTGGAGATTAAAACTACCAAGATGACTTTAATGTTAGTTGATCGAGTAACCAAGTATCCAaatggtgtggttgaagatgttctcATCAAGGTGGATAAATTCACATTCCATGTGGATTTTTTTGTAATggacatgaaagaagatgaggaggTTCCCTTGATACTTGGAAGACCTTTCATGAAGACTGTTAGAATCATAGTTGATGTTGACAAAGGAGAATTTCAAGTTATAACTCAAAATGAGGAGGTCactttaaatcttttttatggCTAA